The DNA region ttatacaaaatggcttctttggacacaAGGAATCGATAAACACAATATTTCATGCAAATCTAAAACTAGTATGAAAAGTTGATTTACAAAAGTCAagttatttgaagtatttttctcGGGGTGAACTATGGAATTTAGGAACAGACATTTTTAATTGatgataataattaaataactgaacaaatcaaaattctATAAAGTTCTAGACTTATCCAGACGTTCCAACTGATTTAAACTATTGAGTTTACTGTGTCAAAAAGCATCATCAAACtcattttcaacaaaacaatAATTAATTGTCACTGTTTGGTCAAACTCTAGCCGAGGTTTgtcacaaacaacaacaaaaagcaaTACAATAAATTAAGAGTATGTTTAAAGATGCATACTGAAAATCCCCAGTATTTGCAGTGAAGaatataaaaatactttttcaatcaaattatttcCGTATAGTCCTTCGCATAAAACTCTAATCAATTTTAATAATACATTTCGATTGAATAAAAGTATAACTTAAAagcttttaaatattaaaacaaaattactCCCAAAGATTATGCTGCAAAATATCACCCTAACGTAAATTTGACAGCTAACGAAACTTGCGATGCAGTGTTGCCATTCTTCGCCACAAAGTAGCACCGTTCGAAACGACATTGCAAAACATTCCAAAAATGTGCACAGCTTGCTGGGCTTGTCCCGTACTACACGCTCCTCGACCTTTTCCCGATTTCACGATTTCGTTGTTCAACCAACTCGTGTGCCGTGTGTCGCTACCATCTGTCAGGCAGAACCCGTTAACGgcgtgcaaaaaataaataaaatcgttAACGATCGCGTCTCATGCATCTTGGAAGAATCTATTCCGTTTCCCACATACATTTCGGTTCGGCGCAGAGGATTGTCTTGTTTACATTTGATAATTTCCAGCCCCGTTACGAGAGGTGTGTTGGGCAGCGTAACTGCAGCTTGCACTTGAGATGCCGCTGATTAAGTCGCGGCGGCTTAAGAGATGCTCATTAACGGCCCCATGTTCGCTTAATGCGCTTTGTGGGTCACCGGCGGCAAGGTTATGGGAGAGGCACGTGTGCGCCCGCAGATTGTTCCCATGAGtgggcttctttttttttattgaatttgaggTTAGGTGAGTGACAGTTTCGCGCTGTCAAACGTGCACGGTGGCGAACAGTTGCACAAAGTTGGGTTTAGTTGGTTCAGGTATCGATTCGTCATTTATTCAATGATCCTCCTCACGGACGAACGGAGATAAGTGGTTTTCTAACGCGCTTAGACCGACACTCAATTACAGTGTCAATTTTGCGCCGCGCTACCTTCCGTCGAGTTGTTCAACTTGGAGGCGATCTTCGTCGATGAGAAATGGCTGCGATTTATGATCACGTCTGGCACGACGAGGCATCCTCTCGACAAGAATTTGTTTGTTCAACagaattagcaaaaaaaaaagctatgaATAAAATTGATCGACGCGTCCTTCCCTGACAGTTGAGGCTGGCAACCTTGGCGGGATCGCACGTGGTCAATGTCGACTATGTCGACTTGGATCGATGGCCGTTTATGGGCAAATGCCTTCGCGATGATTGATTAGAGACGAACCCCTCGGCAGCCGCCTCGGACGATCGTGAAATCGTGATTCAAGAAGCAACTTCAGGAGGAGCTCTCCCTTCGACACTTTGCACCGGATCACGCGCGGCGGCGCCGCAGTAAATGTCAAGGAAGAGGAGCCTGCGGCAGGTGATTCCGGTAACGAACGgcttttttatttctaattgCGCCGTACCCAGCGTTGAAATAATGAAGCAGATAATCACGGCTTCGAGCGAAGATGAGCTGTGAAATATGGGCAATTTAAAATTAGACAAGGAAATTAATCGGTTCGGTAAaggttgttttatttatttagctTGTTGGCGGTGCTGCAGATACGATTCAATTAACTGGACGTATTACTTTTTGTGtagaaaacaaacaatttttcaattaatttttggcACCGTTCTGAAACAAGTACGATTTCACCTTAACGAATCTGACAGGTGACGCTGCAAcaaagtgttgccagttttacAGATTGCTGATGACAAATGAAGCAACCTCAAATTTCCCTTGAATTTCTCTGTTGACAAGCTCATAAACAACCTCAATCCCTTTCCAGATCATCGTTTCCGCCCTGGCCGCCGTGGCGCTGGCCCAGAACCCCGACGCCGAGGCCCAGATCATCGCGTCCGACAGCGAGGTCAACCCGGACGGCTCGTACCGGTGGAACTACGAGACGAGCAACGGAATCCGCGCCCAGGAGGAAGGCGTCGGTGGCCAGTCCGCCCAGGGCAGCGCCTCGTGGACCGACCGCGACGGAACCCCCATCCAGCTGACCTACGTCGCCGACGTGAACGGATTCCAGCCCCAGGGCGCCCATCTGCCGCGTGAGGGACCCGCCCCCGCCCACGTGCTCAAGACCCTGGAGTTCATCCGCGCCAACCCGCCCAAGGATGACCCCAACTTCAACATCCAGGCCCTGGAGGCGGAAATCGCCAGACTGCAGTCCCTCCAGTAAGAAGCGGAACAATGGCCGCAACGCCTGGAACTCGCAGCGACCTGAGCACATACTCAAAAAGATCAAAAGAAGCACACAACCCTGAAAAGACGCAGTGAAATTTCCCAACCGAACGATTGTGTAAATTTGTTGTAAATATTACTTTTATTAGCGTGTAATTTTCTTTCCGTGCAACACAAAACGGGATTTGACAATCCACTTTTctcttcctgttttttaattcaATCCTTTTGAGTtaaaaccctttttttcaaGCGATGCATTTAATGCCTTACTCGCgaacaaatttcaacaatctTCACCGTTTGTTCATGATTTTAAAACGTTAACCAATTTGAAGGagattatgaaaattcaacCCAGCAGCAGAAGGCGTTAAACGTCGAAAAGTCAATCTGCAATCTGAACTTTGAACACCGCAAACGAGTGTGGGGAAAGGCGAAGATGATattacaaaacgaaaaaaaaataaaatgcaatctTTACTATTTTATAAACTGTTAAACCTATAAATGACGCAAGACAAACAGAAACTCAGCTAAAGAAagtgagagaaagagagagagagcaaagaGATAGTGAAACGATACCTTCTCAAATGACATAACTTGTTCATACAAATAAAGGATactttaaaataagaaaaagaagaatttgttttattttgagtgAGATTCCGAACTATACTGGGGTACTTAGATATGGCCTTATGAAAAAGTAT from Culex quinquefasciatus strain JHB chromosome 3, VPISU_Cqui_1.0_pri_paternal, whole genome shotgun sequence includes:
- the LOC6041462 gene encoding pupal cuticle protein, producing MFKLIIVSALAAVALAQNPDAEAQIIASDSEVNPDGSYRWNYETSNGIRAQEEGVGGQSAQGSASWTDRDGTPIQLTYVADVNGFQPQGAHLPREGPAPAHVLKTLEFIRANPPKDDPNFNIQALEAEIARLQSLQ